The following proteins come from a genomic window of Micromonospora echinofusca:
- a CDS encoding dipeptidase: protein MNTATTEIPANLATDLHAAATVVDGSTVIELSDAHLDRIRRGGVTAVNHTVTRPYADTVTALREVNRCRRWIDEHSDDVLLALTVADIERAKAEGKEAVIFGPQDTEMIGVDLDLLGTFYDLGVRILQLTYQRQNLLGAGCGEETDSGLTHRGRRFVQAMDELGILVDVSHCGERTGLDAMEASAKPVVVTHSFCDAMSPHIRAKSDGYLRSLAEQGGVIGITTLSGFLYYPEEPSRRPDLARFVEHVSRVVEVAGIDHVAIATDYDETWTEPMRIAQLKSIAQSKSKEHQNLLGDFGWTERRAIGMDDAADFPNFTEALLNGGFSPADVTKILGGNWLRVYGQTWKPA, encoded by the coding sequence GTGAACACTGCCACCACGGAAATTCCCGCCAACTTGGCGACCGACCTCCACGCCGCCGCCACCGTGGTGGACGGGAGCACGGTCATCGAGCTCAGCGACGCCCACCTCGACCGGATCCGGCGAGGCGGCGTCACCGCTGTCAACCACACCGTCACCAGGCCGTACGCGGACACGGTCACCGCCCTGCGGGAGGTGAACCGGTGCCGCAGGTGGATCGACGAACACTCCGACGACGTGCTGCTCGCGCTGACCGTCGCCGACATCGAGCGGGCCAAGGCCGAGGGCAAGGAAGCCGTCATCTTCGGCCCGCAGGACACCGAGATGATCGGCGTCGATCTCGACCTGCTCGGCACCTTCTACGATCTCGGCGTCCGCATCCTGCAACTGACCTACCAGCGGCAGAACCTGCTCGGCGCCGGCTGCGGCGAGGAGACCGACTCGGGTCTGACGCACCGGGGTCGCCGCTTCGTCCAGGCGATGGACGAGCTGGGCATCCTGGTCGACGTCTCGCACTGTGGCGAGCGCACCGGCCTGGACGCCATGGAGGCGTCTGCCAAGCCGGTCGTCGTCACCCATTCCTTCTGCGACGCGATGTCGCCGCACATCCGGGCCAAGTCCGACGGATACCTGCGCAGCCTCGCCGAGCAGGGTGGCGTCATAGGCATCACCACCTTGTCAGGTTTCCTGTACTACCCGGAGGAGCCGTCCCGGCGTCCGGATCTCGCCCGCTTCGTCGAGCACGTCAGCCGCGTGGTGGAGGTGGCCGGCATCGACCACGTCGCGATCGCCACCGACTACGACGAGACGTGGACCGAGCCGATGCGGATCGCGCAGTTGAAGTCCATCGCCCAGTCGAAGTCCAAGGAGCACCAGAACCTCCTCGGTGACTTCGGCTGGACCGAGCGTCGGGCGATCGGGATGGACGACGCCGCGGACTTCCCCAACTTCACCGAGGCGCTGTTGAACGGCGGCTTCTCGCCGGCGGACGTGACCAAGATCCTCGGCGGCAACTGGCTCCGGGTCTACGGACAGACGTGGAAACCGGCCTGA
- a CDS encoding DinB family protein: MATERIGPPVTGDEREMLRAFLDYHRATLAMKCDGLSDEDLRRRSMPPSTLSLLGLVRHMAEVERAWFRRTIDGEDVPLVWSDAGDFQVAYDASGATRADAFDAWQREVAHSRRIERAAESLDVTGRHARSGEDVSLRLVMLHLIHEYARHNGHADLLREGIDGTVGA; the protein is encoded by the coding sequence GTGGCCACCGAACGGATCGGGCCGCCCGTCACCGGGGACGAGCGCGAGATGCTGCGCGCCTTCCTCGACTACCACCGGGCGACCCTCGCGATGAAGTGCGACGGCCTGTCCGACGAGGACCTGCGCCGGCGGTCGATGCCCCCGTCCACCCTGTCGCTGCTCGGCCTGGTCCGGCACATGGCGGAGGTGGAGCGGGCCTGGTTCCGCCGCACCATCGACGGCGAGGACGTGCCGCTGGTCTGGTCGGACGCCGGCGACTTCCAGGTGGCGTACGACGCGAGCGGCGCCACCCGCGCCGACGCCTTCGACGCCTGGCAGCGGGAGGTGGCGCACTCCCGCCGCATCGAGCGCGCCGCCGAGTCGCTCGACGTGACCGGCCGCCACGCCAGGTCCGGCGAGGACGTGTCCCTGCGGCTGGTGATGCTGCACCTGATCCACGAGTACGCCCGCCACAACGGTCACGCGGACCTGCTGCGCGAGGGCATCGACGGCACCGTCGGCGCCTGA
- a CDS encoding alpha/beta hydrolase, whose protein sequence is MALTRVDFYSEVLGLSTSMTVILPQQTTTQIGMSGSAGQGDPPVLYLLHGLSDDDTIWLRRTSIERYVAPLGLAVVMPQVGRSFYADEEHGNRYWTFLTEELPRLCHGFFRLSARREDTFVAGLSMGGYGALKWALREPGRFAAAASLSGALDVAARRHATTAPLDPAVWHTAFGERPVAGSDDDLLALLGRATGDDDLPALRVACGTEDFLYEDNLTFVAAAHERGVPLTVDFSPGAHDWAYWDAKIQDVLAWLPLRAGG, encoded by the coding sequence GTGGCCCTGACGCGTGTCGACTTCTACTCCGAGGTGCTCGGTCTCAGCACCTCGATGACGGTGATCCTGCCCCAGCAGACCACCACGCAGATCGGCATGTCCGGCAGCGCCGGGCAGGGCGACCCGCCCGTGCTCTACCTGCTGCACGGCCTGTCCGACGACGACACGATCTGGCTGCGCCGCACCTCGATCGAGCGGTACGTGGCGCCGCTCGGCCTGGCCGTGGTGATGCCGCAGGTCGGGCGCAGCTTCTACGCCGACGAGGAGCACGGCAACCGGTACTGGACCTTCCTCACCGAGGAGCTGCCCCGGCTGTGCCACGGGTTCTTCCGGCTCTCCGCGCGCCGGGAGGACACCTTCGTCGCCGGACTCTCGATGGGCGGCTACGGCGCGCTGAAGTGGGCGCTGCGCGAGCCGGGCCGCTTCGCGGCGGCGGCGAGCCTCTCCGGCGCGCTCGACGTGGCCGCCCGCCGCCACGCCACGACCGCGCCCCTCGACCCCGCCGTCTGGCACACCGCCTTCGGCGAGCGCCCCGTCGCGGGCAGCGACGACGACCTCCTCGCCCTGCTTGGCAGGGCCACGGGCGACGACGATCTGCCCGCGCTGCGCGTCGCCTGCGGCACCGAGGACTTCCTGTACGAGGACAACCTGACCTTCGTGGCGGCGGCCCACGAGCGGGGCGTGCCGCTCACCGTGGACTTCTCCCCCGGCGCGCACGACTGGGCGTACTGGGACGCGAAGATCCAGGACGTGCTGGCCTGGTTGCCGCTGCGCGCCGGCGGCTGA
- a CDS encoding spore photoproduct lyase family protein, translated as MRPGAEPVDVDEPLAVDVPPAPHDASGERVPTRDLAGLAPAARPARRWTPRRVVATPAALDHPHGRRIAERVEALGIEVERLRGNRLTGVRGDTERQTYARAKATMAIVVSPPSRHRLQPIAPSADWRFDLAEGCPAHCQYCYLAGSLSGPPVTRVYADLDDILAGLAAYAGRGTVTSRSTARAGEGTTFEASCYTDPLALEHLTGSWRRAVEHFAGWDAPVQLRWTTKYADVDTFVGLPHAGRTRVRFSVNCRPVSERMEGGTATVADRLSALRRLALDGYPVGLTVAPIMPLPGWREHYGELLDAVAGAVAGVPGLDLTAELITHRFTPGSREVLLGWYPRTRLEMDESARSRKHGRFGAVKYVYPRDTMAELRSWFERELAARLPACRVLYWT; from the coding sequence ATGAGGCCCGGGGCGGAGCCCGTGGACGTCGACGAGCCGCTGGCCGTCGACGTACCGCCCGCGCCGCACGACGCCAGCGGCGAACGCGTGCCGACCCGCGACCTGGCCGGGCTGGCGCCGGCGGCGCGCCCGGCGCGGCGGTGGACGCCGCGCCGGGTGGTCGCCACGCCGGCCGCACTCGACCATCCGCACGGCCGGCGGATCGCCGAGCGGGTCGAGGCCCTGGGCATCGAGGTCGAGCGGCTGCGCGGCAACCGGCTCACCGGCGTCCGGGGCGACACGGAACGGCAGACGTACGCGCGGGCGAAGGCGACCATGGCGATCGTGGTCAGCCCGCCGTCGCGCCACAGGCTGCAACCCATCGCGCCCAGCGCCGACTGGCGCTTCGACCTGGCGGAGGGCTGCCCCGCCCACTGCCAGTACTGCTACCTGGCCGGCTCGCTGTCGGGACCGCCGGTGACGCGGGTCTACGCCGACCTGGACGACATCCTCGCCGGCCTGGCCGCCTACGCCGGGCGGGGCACGGTGACCAGCCGCAGCACCGCGCGGGCCGGCGAGGGCACCACCTTCGAGGCGTCCTGCTACACCGATCCGCTGGCCCTGGAGCACCTCACCGGCAGCTGGCGGCGGGCCGTGGAGCACTTCGCCGGCTGGGACGCCCCGGTGCAGCTGCGCTGGACCACCAAGTACGCCGACGTCGACACGTTCGTCGGGCTGCCGCACGCCGGCCGCACCCGCGTGCGGTTCAGTGTCAACTGCCGCCCGGTCAGCGAACGGATGGAGGGCGGCACCGCCACGGTCGCGGACCGGCTGTCAGCACTGCGTCGGCTCGCCCTCGACGGCTACCCCGTGGGCCTGACCGTCGCGCCCATCATGCCGCTGCCCGGCTGGCGGGAGCACTACGGCGAGCTGCTCGACGCGGTGGCCGGCGCCGTCGCCGGGGTGCCCGGGCTCGACCTGACCGCCGAGCTGATCACCCACCGCTTCACCCCGGGCAGCAGGGAGGTGCTGCTCGGCTGGTACCCGCGTACGAGGCTGGAGATGGACGAGTCCGCCCGCAGCCGCAAACACGGCAGATTCGGCGCGGTGAAGTACGTCTACCCGCGCGACACCATGGCGGAGCTGCGCTCCTGGTTCGAGCGCGAGTTGGCGGCCCGGCTGCCGGCCTGCCGGGTCCTGTACTGGACCTGA
- a CDS encoding DUF4180 domain-containing protein has translation MPDVIQERAGVPVLVCDPDGPPVTTEQDALDLIGAAFLGAQLVAVPASRLDPSFFALGTRFAGEIMQKFVNYRIRLVVVGDIAAHLAASSALRALVHESNRSGHVWFVPDLDALDARLAPAAGRGPDGAPTRG, from the coding sequence GTGCCTGACGTCATCCAGGAGCGGGCCGGGGTGCCGGTGCTGGTGTGCGACCCGGACGGTCCCCCCGTGACCACCGAGCAGGACGCGCTGGACCTGATCGGCGCTGCCTTCCTCGGCGCCCAACTGGTGGCCGTGCCGGCGAGCCGGCTCGACCCCTCCTTCTTCGCCCTCGGCACCCGCTTCGCCGGCGAGATCATGCAGAAGTTCGTCAACTACCGAATCCGCCTGGTCGTCGTCGGCGACATCGCCGCGCACCTCGCGGCCAGCTCGGCCCTGCGCGCCCTCGTCCACGAGTCGAACCGGTCCGGGCACGTGTGGTTCGTCCCCGACCTCGACGCCCTCGACGCCCGGCTGGCGCCGGCGGCGGGGCGCGGGCCGGACGGGGCACCGACGCGCGGCTGA
- a CDS encoding helix-turn-helix domain-containing protein has protein sequence MSEEMFSVEQVAERLGLHVRTVRGYIRAGRLRAVRIGKQYRIARADLDSLTGRPAPAGGAAVEVSSILQIDGVDRAAADRLATLVLATANTNHQPAHPLRIQTVHDEERNRMKIVILGGASATADVLRLVDAVLDGDNGLLTGEAGGA, from the coding sequence ATGAGTGAGGAAATGTTCTCGGTCGAGCAGGTGGCCGAGCGGTTGGGACTGCACGTACGCACCGTGCGCGGCTACATCCGCGCCGGTCGGCTCAGGGCGGTGCGGATCGGCAAGCAGTACCGGATCGCCCGCGCCGACCTCGACTCGCTGACCGGCCGGCCGGCACCCGCCGGCGGCGCGGCGGTGGAGGTGTCGAGCATCCTGCAGATCGACGGCGTCGACCGGGCCGCAGCCGACCGGCTGGCCACGCTCGTCCTGGCCACGGCGAACACCAACCACCAGCCCGCGCACCCGCTGCGCATCCAGACCGTCCACGACGAGGAGCGAAACCGCATGAAGATCGTGATACTGGGCGGTGCCTCGGCCACCGCCGACGTGCTGCGTCTCGTCGACGCCGTGCTCGACGGCGACAACGGCCTGCTCACCGGGGAGGCCGGCGGTGCCTGA
- a CDS encoding RtcB family protein, with translation MSYTPLAGTRAPVRVWTDPYAIEPQAAQQLRNIGALPWVQGVAVMPDVHFGKGATVGSVIAMRQAVSPAAVGVDIGCGMSAVRTTLTAADLPDDLAGLRSAIEATIPVGFNQREKPVDPRRIRGLEQAGWDDFWRRFADLDRRVAQLETRAQRQLGTLGGGNHFIEVCLEQGGADDGRVWLMLHSGSRNIGKELAERHIAVARRLPHNADLPDRDLAVFLAGTPEMDAYRRDLWWAQEYARRNRAVMLALLCGVVREQFPQVGYDEPISCHHNYVAEESYDGVDVLVTRKGAIRAGRGDLGVIPGSMGTGSYVVRGKGNPDAYCSASHGAGRRMSRAQAKRTYSTADLAAQTAGVECRKDAGVVDEIPGAYKDITQVMAQQEDLVEVVAHLKQVVCVKG, from the coding sequence ATGAGCTACACCCCGCTCGCGGGCACCCGCGCGCCGGTACGGGTCTGGACCGACCCGTACGCCATCGAGCCGCAGGCCGCCCAGCAGCTGCGCAACATCGGCGCGCTGCCCTGGGTGCAGGGCGTCGCGGTCATGCCGGACGTGCACTTCGGCAAGGGCGCCACGGTCGGCTCGGTCATCGCGATGCGGCAGGCCGTCTCGCCGGCCGCCGTCGGCGTCGACATCGGTTGCGGCATGTCGGCGGTGCGCACCACGCTGACCGCCGCCGACCTCCCCGACGACCTGGCCGGGCTGCGCTCGGCGATCGAGGCCACCATCCCGGTCGGGTTCAACCAGCGGGAGAAGCCGGTCGACCCGCGCCGGATCCGTGGGCTGGAGCAGGCCGGCTGGGACGACTTCTGGCGCCGGTTCGCCGACCTCGACCGGCGGGTGGCGCAGCTGGAGACGCGGGCCCAGCGGCAGCTGGGCACGCTCGGCGGCGGCAACCACTTCATCGAGGTCTGCCTGGAGCAGGGCGGCGCCGACGACGGACGGGTGTGGCTGATGCTGCACTCCGGCTCCCGCAACATCGGCAAGGAGCTGGCGGAGCGGCACATCGCCGTCGCCCGGCGGCTGCCGCACAACGCCGACCTGCCCGACCGGGACCTCGCGGTGTTCCTCGCCGGCACGCCGGAGATGGACGCCTACCGCCGGGACCTGTGGTGGGCGCAGGAGTACGCGCGGCGCAACCGGGCGGTCATGCTCGCCCTGCTCTGCGGTGTGGTGCGGGAGCAGTTCCCGCAGGTCGGCTACGACGAGCCGATCAGCTGCCACCACAACTACGTGGCGGAGGAGAGCTACGACGGCGTCGACGTGCTGGTCACCCGCAAGGGGGCGATCCGGGCCGGCCGGGGAGACCTGGGCGTCATCCCGGGCTCGATGGGCACCGGCTCGTACGTCGTGCGGGGCAAGGGCAACCCGGACGCGTACTGCTCGGCGTCGCACGGGGCGGGGCGGCGCATGTCGCGGGCGCAGGCGAAGCGCACGTACAGCACCGCCGACCTGGCCGCGCAGACGGCCGGCGTGGAGTGCCGCAAGGACGCCGGAGTGGTCGACGAGATTCCCGGCGCGTACAAGGACATCACCCAGGTGATGGCGCAGCAGGAGGATCTGGTCGAGGTGGTCGCGCACCTCAAGCAGGTGGTCTGCGTGAAGGGCTGA
- a CDS encoding SRPBCC family protein — MTEIDVQVDLFHPADRVWHALTDRALLARWFTEVEPMAGGRDRLLLFTAGLPGFDAAVDAEATDRREPELIALRCLEGGRRSRLTCAVAPTAEGCRLSVREVLEHGGWAEEQREGREESYRQALTGRLPAILDWLAFRQVDLRRGEAGMTAEMPVTEGVDDEPAPARRRWPLLVGGLTGVVLVAGAAVWAVLPADPEPVAGPAPAPSPTATATPSRTPQPTPSVRPTRSASPSPSRPSRTPSATPSATPSRTPSSGAPSAPALTARYETVSTRLLGYTGEVVVDNPGGAAVNGWKVVVTLAEGGSLTDVSGAEWRQEGQVVTFTGPSVPAGRSRTFTFAVRDVDPLTRAPEDCALGDAPCAGL; from the coding sequence GTGACCGAGATCGACGTACAGGTCGACCTGTTCCACCCGGCGGACCGGGTGTGGCACGCATTGACGGATCGCGCCCTGCTCGCCCGGTGGTTCACCGAGGTCGAGCCGATGGCCGGAGGGCGCGACCGGCTGCTGCTGTTCACGGCAGGCCTGCCCGGGTTCGACGCCGCCGTCGACGCGGAGGCGACCGACCGGCGGGAGCCGGAGCTGATCGCGTTGCGGTGCCTCGAGGGCGGCCGACGCAGCCGGCTGACCTGCGCCGTCGCCCCCACCGCCGAAGGCTGCCGGCTGTCGGTGCGCGAGGTGCTGGAGCACGGCGGTTGGGCCGAGGAACAGCGCGAGGGCCGCGAGGAGTCCTACCGGCAGGCGCTGACGGGGCGGCTGCCGGCGATCCTCGACTGGCTGGCCTTCCGGCAGGTCGACCTGCGTCGGGGCGAGGCGGGGATGACCGCCGAGATGCCCGTGACCGAGGGCGTCGACGACGAGCCGGCCCCGGCCCGCCGCCGCTGGCCGCTGTTGGTCGGCGGGCTGACCGGCGTCGTGCTGGTCGCCGGGGCGGCGGTGTGGGCCGTGCTGCCCGCCGACCCGGAGCCGGTCGCCGGCCCGGCTCCGGCACCGTCGCCGACCGCCACGGCCACCCCGAGCCGTACGCCGCAGCCGACGCCCTCCGTCCGCCCCACGCGCAGCGCCTCACCGAGCCCGTCCCGCCCGAGCCGCACGCCGTCGGCGACCCCCTCGGCCACGCCTTCGCGTACGCCCAGCTCGGGCGCGCCGTCGGCGCCCGCCCTGACCGCCCGCTACGAGACCGTGTCGACGCGGCTGCTCGGCTACACGGGCGAGGTGGTCGTCGACAATCCCGGGGGCGCGGCGGTGAACGGCTGGAAGGTGGTCGTCACGCTGGCCGAGGGCGGCTCGCTCACCGACGTCAGCGGGGCCGAGTGGCGGCAGGAGGGGCAGGTCGTCACCTTCACCGGGCCGTCCGTGCCGGCCGGTCGCTCCCGCACGTTCACGTTCGCGGTCCGTGACGTCGACCCGCTCACCAGGGCGCCCGAGGACTGCGCGCTGGGCGACGCGCCCTGCGCGGGTCTCTGA
- the abc-f gene encoding ribosomal protection-like ABC-F family protein: MSQPSIVCSRLSFSWPDDTPVFEGLSFTVGAGRTGLVAPNGAGKTTLLRLIAGECRPTGGSVTVDGVLGYLPQSLPLTGDLTVAEVMGVAPVLAALRAIESGDADEEHFTTIGTDWDVEERTRAQLDRLGLDDVSLDRRLHTLSGGQVVSLGLAAQLLRRPDVLLLDEPTNNLDLDARRTLHAVLADWTGCLLLVSHDRALLDGMDRILELDRAEIRSYGGNYTAYEEAVRVEREVAEKNVRHAEQEVKREKREMQQARERADRRAGNAARNLKSAGLPRIVAGGMKRSAQESAGRANETHAARVGDAKARLDEAGRALREEQRITLELPGTNVPAGRTVFDGEGMQVRHGGRALFAGDGLELTIRGPERIALTGPNGAGKSTLLRLLTGDVQPEGGRTRRADGRIAYLSQRLDLLDPQRTVAESLAAYAPTTPEAQRMTLLARFLFRGPRAHLPVGALSGGERLRATLACVLFAEPAPQLLLLDEPTNNLDLVSVAQLESALDAYEGAFVVVSHDARFLASIGVDRWLRLADGRLRETTAPAGVAAQS; encoded by the coding sequence ATGTCGCAACCCTCCATCGTCTGCTCGCGCCTCTCCTTCTCCTGGCCGGACGACACCCCGGTCTTCGAGGGGCTGTCGTTCACCGTGGGCGCCGGCCGCACCGGCCTCGTCGCGCCCAACGGCGCCGGCAAGACCACGCTGCTCCGGCTGATCGCCGGCGAGTGCCGGCCCACGGGTGGCTCCGTGACCGTCGATGGCGTGCTCGGCTACCTGCCGCAGAGCCTTCCGCTGACCGGTGACCTGACGGTTGCCGAGGTCATGGGTGTCGCGCCGGTCCTCGCCGCGCTGCGCGCCATCGAGTCCGGGGACGCCGACGAGGAGCACTTCACCACCATCGGCACCGACTGGGACGTCGAGGAGCGCACCCGCGCCCAGCTGGACCGCCTCGGCCTCGACGACGTGTCCCTCGACCGCCGGCTGCACACCCTCAGCGGCGGGCAGGTGGTCTCCCTCGGCCTGGCGGCGCAACTGCTGCGGCGCCCCGACGTCCTGCTCCTCGACGAGCCCACCAACAACCTGGACCTCGACGCCCGCCGCACGTTGCACGCCGTGCTGGCGGACTGGACCGGTTGCCTGCTGCTGGTCAGCCACGACCGGGCGTTGCTGGACGGGATGGACCGCATCCTCGAACTCGACCGCGCCGAGATCCGCTCCTACGGCGGGAACTACACCGCGTACGAGGAGGCGGTGCGCGTTGAGCGGGAGGTCGCGGAGAAGAACGTCCGCCACGCCGAGCAGGAGGTCAAGCGGGAGAAGCGGGAGATGCAGCAGGCCCGCGAGCGGGCCGATCGTCGGGCCGGCAACGCCGCCCGCAACCTCAAGAGCGCCGGCCTGCCGAGGATCGTCGCCGGTGGGATGAAGCGGAGCGCGCAGGAGTCGGCGGGCCGCGCGAACGAGACGCACGCCGCGCGGGTCGGCGACGCCAAGGCCCGGCTCGACGAGGCGGGTCGGGCCCTGCGCGAGGAGCAGCGGATCACGCTGGAGCTGCCCGGCACGAACGTTCCGGCCGGGCGTACGGTCTTCGACGGCGAGGGGATGCAGGTGCGCCACGGCGGGCGTGCCCTCTTCGCCGGCGACGGGCTGGAGCTGACGATCCGGGGACCCGAGCGGATCGCGCTCACCGGCCCGAACGGCGCCGGCAAGTCCACCCTGCTGCGCCTGCTCACCGGCGACGTGCAGCCGGAAGGGGGCCGGACCAGGCGGGCCGACGGCCGCATCGCGTACCTGTCGCAGCGGCTGGACCTGCTCGATCCCCAGCGCACGGTGGCGGAGAGCCTGGCCGCGTACGCCCCGACGACGCCGGAGGCGCAGCGGATGACCCTGCTCGCCCGCTTCCTGTTCCGGGGCCCCCGTGCCCACCTTCCGGTCGGGGCGCTCTCCGGTGGTGAGCGCCTACGCGCCACCCTGGCCTGCGTGCTGTTCGCCGAACCGGCACCGCAGTTGCTCCTGCTGGACGAGCCGACCAACAACCTGGACCTGGTCAGCGTCGCGCAGTTGGAGAGCGCGCTCGACGCGTACGAGGGCGCGTTCGTGGTGGTCAGCCACGACGCGCGGTTCCTCGCGTCGATCGGCGTGGACCGCTGGCTGCGGCTCGCCGACGGCCGGCTGCGGGAGACCACCGCCCCCGCCGGCGTGGCAGCGCAGTCGTGA
- a CDS encoding chitosanase, giving the protein MPRKRTVAQLSGALAVTVAAIGYGLPSASAAAAGPVTGLGGKCVDVAGANPANGTPIQLWDCNGTAAQVWTVGNADGSVRALGKCLDVTAASTADGAKVQLYDCNGTGAQKWTASNGALVNTGSGKCLDVTDWSTANGTRLQIWSCAGTANQRWTLPGGGATPTPSAPAGAPLDDPAKKDVAMQLVSAAENSSLDWRAQFSYIEDIGDGRGYTAGIIGFCSGTGDMLELVEAYARTKPGNVLAGYLPALRAVNGSDSHAGLDPYFPRDWRTAAADPVFRAAQEAERDRVYFNPSVRDGKADGVRALGQFAYYDAAVMHGYEGMRAIRSRALARAKPPAQGGDERTWLHAFLDERVAEMRKEPAHSDTSRVDTAQRVFLNNGNFNLNTPLVFAVYGDQYRIG; this is encoded by the coding sequence ATGCCTCGCAAGCGGACAGTCGCCCAGCTCTCGGGAGCCCTCGCCGTCACCGTCGCCGCGATCGGCTACGGCCTGCCCTCGGCCAGCGCCGCGGCGGCCGGGCCGGTCACCGGCCTCGGCGGCAAGTGCGTCGACGTCGCCGGGGCCAACCCCGCCAACGGCACGCCGATCCAGCTCTGGGACTGCAACGGCACCGCAGCCCAGGTCTGGACGGTCGGCAACGCCGACGGATCGGTCCGCGCGCTCGGCAAGTGCCTGGACGTCACCGCCGCGTCGACCGCCGACGGCGCCAAGGTGCAGCTGTACGACTGCAACGGCACCGGCGCACAGAAGTGGACCGCCAGCAACGGCGCTCTGGTCAACACCGGCTCGGGCAAGTGCCTCGACGTCACGGACTGGAGCACGGCCAACGGCACCCGGTTGCAGATCTGGAGCTGCGCCGGCACCGCCAACCAGCGGTGGACCCTGCCCGGCGGCGGCGCCACACCCACCCCGTCCGCCCCGGCCGGCGCTCCCCTCGACGACCCGGCCAAGAAGGACGTCGCCATGCAGCTCGTGTCGGCGGCGGAGAACTCCTCGCTCGACTGGCGCGCGCAGTTCTCCTACATCGAGGACATCGGCGACGGGCGGGGCTACACCGCCGGCATCATCGGCTTCTGCTCCGGCACCGGCGACATGCTCGAACTGGTGGAGGCGTACGCGCGGACCAAGCCCGGCAACGTGCTGGCCGGCTACCTGCCGGCGCTGCGCGCCGTCAACGGCAGCGACTCGCACGCCGGCCTCGACCCGTACTTCCCCCGCGACTGGCGCACCGCCGCCGCCGACCCTGTGTTCCGGGCCGCGCAGGAGGCCGAACGGGACCGCGTCTACTTCAACCCGTCCGTCCGCGACGGCAAGGCCGACGGGGTGCGGGCGCTCGGGCAGTTCGCCTACTACGACGCGGCGGTGATGCACGGCTACGAGGGCATGCGCGCGATCCGCAGCCGCGCCCTGGCCCGGGCGAAGCCCCCGGCCCAGGGCGGCGACGAGCGGACCTGGCTGCACGCCTTCCTCGACGAGCGGGTCGCCGAGATGAGGAAGGAACCCGCCCATTCGGACACCTCCCGCGTGGACACCGCGCAGCGGGTCTTCCTCAACAACGGCAACTTCAACCTGAACACGCCGCTGGTGTTCGCCGTCTACGGCGACCAGTACCGCATCGGCTGA
- a CDS encoding snapalysin family zinc-dependent metalloprotease, giving the protein MQVATDTSASAAARTVYYDASRAGEFRTNFDQAATIWNSQVSNVRLVPRTPGNVTIYVDSGWPRAQVSGLGSGRVWMGWTAVNQGYDRTRIATHEIGHILGLPDRRTGLCSDLMSGSSAPVSCRNAYPSAAEASRVNQLFAGGLAAAEAPTGTFVWNDTDDISPLVVNGRPATENYPWMVYVSGCTGTLIKANWAVTAKHCGTPSSVRVGSIYRNSGGTVVSVIRAVNHPSVDVKLLRLSSSVSYAPAPIPSTSGAVGTATRIIGWGQTCAPRGCGSAPTVAHELDTSIVADSRCLGINGPYEICTNNTNGNAGACYGDSGGPQVRRINGAWALIGATSRAGNNNSTCATGPSIYVDLPSIRTWINTQVGGLPV; this is encoded by the coding sequence ATGCAGGTCGCCACCGACACGAGCGCGTCCGCCGCCGCTCGCACCGTCTACTACGACGCGAGCCGCGCCGGCGAGTTCCGCACCAACTTCGACCAGGCCGCGACCATCTGGAACAGCCAGGTCAGCAACGTCCGGCTGGTTCCCCGCACGCCGGGCAACGTCACCATCTACGTCGACAGTGGCTGGCCGCGCGCCCAGGTCAGCGGGCTCGGCTCCGGCCGCGTCTGGATGGGCTGGACCGCCGTCAACCAGGGGTACGACCGCACCCGCATCGCCACCCACGAGATCGGCCACATCCTCGGCCTGCCCGATCGGCGTACCGGGCTCTGCTCCGACCTGATGTCGGGCAGCAGCGCGCCGGTCTCCTGCCGCAACGCGTACCCGAGCGCCGCCGAGGCGTCGCGGGTGAACCAGCTCTTCGCCGGCGGTCTCGCCGCGGCGGAGGCGCCGACCGGCACGTTCGTGTGGAACGACACCGACGACATCTCGCCGCTGGTGGTCAACGGCCGGCCGGCCACCGAGAACTACCCGTGGATGGTGTACGTCTCCGGCTGCACCGGCACGCTGATCAAGGCGAACTGGGCGGTCACCGCCAAGCACTGCGGGACCCCCTCCTCGGTGCGGGTCGGCAGCATCTACCGCAACAGCGGTGGCACCGTCGTCTCGGTGATCCGGGCGGTGAACCACCCGAGCGTCGACGTCAAGCTGCTCCGGCTGTCCAGCTCGGTCAGCTACGCCCCGGCGCCGATCCCGAGCACCTCCGGCGCGGTCGGCACCGCCACCCGGATCATCGGCTGGGGCCAGACCTGCGCCCCCCGGGGTTGCGGTAGCGCCCCGACCGTCGCGCACGAACTGGACACCTCGATCGTCGCGGACAGCCGCTGCCTCGGCATCAACGGCCCGTACGAGATCTGCACCAACAACACCAACGGCAACGCGGGCGCCTGCTACGGCGACTCGGGCGGCCCGCAGGTGCGCCGGATCAACGGGGCGTGGGCCCTGATCGGCGCCACCAGCCGGGCCGGCAACAACAACTCCACCTGCGCCACCGGCCCGTCCATCTACGTGGACCTGCCGTCCATCCGCACCTGGATCAACACCCAGGTCGGTGGCCTGCCGGTCTGA